A single window of Micromonas commoda chromosome 6, complete sequence DNA harbors:
- a CDS encoding predicted protein: MKVCVRAAPAASLLASGRVRAVATRPTATYLRPASKAVRPVRAAPLGGYMAHRGAQVRYAWDPLPPMSAVLASRRASVRTNASASSADPYGEDNSGGGFPWLGMLVLAAACAAAVGFAYADLAPIVGAVNADNLLPAQDAVRAAVVTAKTGAVRACDLTVEMALDAYEAAGAGVKKIGEIATGAASGASSAASGTAASPIAGSPLADVVAKTKEGVGYFAAAIANGEWAKILMAKPFKSLAAITLTVVRIAVSWFLSGVEFACAMLYSTPAYAAVAAGFGLMVVNSLVKAITGPKRELATVGATVTTPAPERAAPVQTTAAGVVKAEPKKEEPVAEEKKVVEEKLEEKPKMPATAVFEASSRVMSDKEKEVMMNRVQEAKRQLGMQDDGYSSPSVRDPFQPVSSYSPASSYGSSATGSSPSADQSDVDRIFAELTSKYGLQSSGSAPARPSAVPNSYNPPAMPSYGSSYPDSTAPPAAAKGYALPATDYGDTSFDADAFLAAFSTDTSYTPPARDLSQEYSKYTSPMSSVDYSAYTPSVKETPPPVASTPAPPTPPPVPKAAPKPVEAAKPAAKPVEAAKPAAKPVEAAKPAAKPVEAAKPAPKPVEAAKPAPVPPASAASSTKPARDRLDLSKVGSKTFKNVDLGGILGGAAKVVSEGAKLGQQALEAASKEVGKGGVGGVSSSTPREAAKPPASGSAANERVLSEMLDEGTVIKRKKPKDESK, from the coding sequence ATGAAGGTctgcgtccgcgcggcgcccgccgcgtccctgctcgcgtcgggacgcgtccgggccgtcgcgacgcggcccaCTGCGACTTACTTGCGTCCGGCGTCCAAGGCTGTGCGAcccgttcgcgcggcgccactGGGAGGGTACATGGCGCACCGCGGGGCCCAGGTCCGATACGCTTGGGACCCGCTGCCGCCCATGAGTGCCGTCCTCGCCTCTCGACGCGCTTCGGTGCGCACGAACGCGAGCGCTTCCTCCGCCGACCCCTACGGCGAAGACAATTCCGGAGGTGGCTTTCCTTGGCTTGGGAtgctcgtgctcgccgcggcgtgcgcggcggcggtcggctTTGCTTACGCCGATctcgcgccgatcgtcgGTGCGGTGAACGCGGACAACCTTCTGCCTGCTCAGGACGCCGTTAGGGCCGCGGTTGTCACGGCGAAGACCGGAGCTGTTCGCGCTTGCGATCTCACCGTTGAGATGGCCCTCGACGCGTACGAAGCGGCGGGTGCGGGGGTGAAGAAGATCGGCGAGatcgccacgggcgcggctTCTGGCGCTAGCTCCGCCGCATCTGGCACCGCCGCTAGCCCCATCGCCgggtcgccgctcgcggatGTCGTGGCCAAGACCAAGGAGGGTGTCGGGTACTTCGCGGCTGCGATTGCAAACGGCGAGTGGGCGAAGATCCTGATGGCCAAGCCCTTCaagtccctcgccgccattACCCTGACGGTGGTTCGCATCGCCGTATCATGGTTCCTCTCCGGAGTCGAGTTTGCGTGCGCCATGCTGTACTCCACGCCGGCGTACGCGGctgtcgcggcggggtttgGATTGATGGTTGTCAACTCCCTCGTGAAGGCTATTACGGGGCCGAAGAGGGAGCTGGCGACGGTGGGAGCGACCGTCACCACCCCCGCaccggagcgcgcggcgcccgtgcaGACTACCGCGGCGGGTGTGGTGAAGGCTGAgcccaagaaggaggagcccgTGGCTGAGGAGAAGAAGGTTGTCGAGGAGAAGCTGGAGGAAAAGCCAAAGAtgcccgccaccgcggtgttTGAGGCGAGCAGCAGGGTGATGTCGgacaaggagaaggaggtgATGATGAACCGCGTCCAGGAGGCCAAGAGGCAGCTGGGGATGCAGGACGACGGGtactcgtcgccctccgtcCGCGACCCGTTCCAACCGGTTTCCTCCTACAGCCCGGCTTCCTCCTAcggctcgtccgcgacggggtCTTCGCCCTCTGCGGACCAGTCCGATGTGGATCGCATCTTCGCTGAGCTCACGAGCAAGTACGGGCTGCAATCATCGGGATCCGCGCCTGCCAGGCCTTCCGCGGTGCCCAACTCGTACAACCCGCCGGCGATGCCCTCCTACGGCTCCTCGTACCCGGACTCtaccgcgccccccgcggcggctaaGGGGTACGCGCTCCCGGCGACCGACTACGGCGACACGTCCTTCGATgccgacgcgttcctcgcggccTTCTCCACGGACACCTCGTACACTCCACCCGCCAGGGACCTCAGCCAGGAGTACAGCAAGTACACGTCGCCGATGTCCTCGGTGGACTACTCGGCGTACACTCCCTCGGTGAaggagacgccgccgccggtggcgtcgacCCCAGCTCCCCCAACTCCCCCTCCGGTGCCCAAGGCGGCGCCGAAACCCGTGGAGGCTgcgaagcccgcggcgaaacccgtggaggctgcgaagcccgcggcgaaacccgtggaggctgcgaagcccgcggcgaaacCCGTGGAGGCTGCGAAGCCTGCGCCGAAACCCGTGGAGGCTGCGAAGCCCGCTCCCGTtcctcccgcgtcggcggcttcctcgacGAAGCCGGCCCGTGACAGGTTGGACCTGTCCAAGGTTGGGTCCAAGACGTTCAAGAACGTGGATCTCGGGGGTATTCTCGGCGGTGCGGCCAAGGTGGTGTCGGAGGGTGCGAAGCTGGGTcagcaggcgctcgaggcggcgtccaagGAGGTTGGTAAGGGTGGTGTTGGAGGTGTCTCGTCTTCAACCCCGAGGGAGGCTGCGAAGCCTCcagcctcgggctcggcggcgaacgagcggGTTTTGAGCGAGATGCTGGACGAGGGCACCGTGATCAAGCGGAAGAAGCCCAAGGATGAGTCTAAGTGA